The Candidatus Nitrosotalea sinensis genomic interval GTATGCATATTCTCACTTGGTGCAGTGATAAGACTTGTTGCTCCTCACATGAAAGACAAAAAGACAGATCCGGCAGTCATAGTAATTGATGATACTGCCAAATTTGTAATCAGTACACTCTCAGGCCACCTTGGCGGTGCAAACGAGTTGACAGAAAAAATAGCAAAGACTCTAGGAGCAACACCTGTGATTACTACTGCGGCAGATGTAAACAAGACAATTGCAGTAGACCTGGTAGGAAAGGAGTTCGGCTGGACAATAGATGAAAATTCTACAGTGACAAAGGTTAGCGCCTTTATGGTAAACGAAGAAAAAATTGGAGTCTTCCAAGATGCAGGAAGAAAGGACTGGTGGCTGCCCAACAAAGAACTTCCAAAAAATGTCCACATTTACAATTCACTTGACGAGATGGTAAATTCAGACTGTAAGGGATTTCTCATAATTTCAGACAAGATACTCCAAAACAAGGAACTAGACGGCCGTTCTGTGACATATAGGCCAAAAACACTGGTAGTAGGGGTCGGACTCCACTGGGATACCACAAAGGAGACCATAAGGGAGGGAATGGAGTTTTGCCTCTCCAAGTTCAAACTTAGTGCCAACTCTGTTGCCAAGTTTGCATCAATTAAAAAGGAAGCAGACGTAAAGGGATTACAGGAATTATCAAGGGAAATGAATGTGCCACTAGTATATTTTGACAAATCTGAATTAGCAACAATAACCATACCAAATCCATCAGATGTGGTACAGAGCTTTGAGGGCACTCCAAGTGTCTCAGAGGCATCTGCAATCAAGGCATCAGGAGGAGATTTAATAGTGCAAAAGCAAAAGTTTCCGCCAAACCTTACAATTGCAATAGCAAGGAGTACAACTTGAAGCGTGGAATTTTACTAATAGACAGAGGAAGCAAGGAGCAGGAGGCAGCCCAAGAGCTTGAAGTAATTTGCAAAGAGGTGCAAAAAAAAGGAGACTATGTCTTTGCAAATTACTGCTTTTTGGAGGTAAGGCCTCCGTATATCGAAGAAGGCATCAAAGAGGCTCTTAAAAACAAGATAGATTCTCTTACAATAGTTCCATACTTTTTGTATCCAGGAAAAAAAGTCAAGGCTGCAGTGACACAAGTAATGAAACACCAAGCAACCACAGACGTCAAGTTTCTTGTAACCAAACCCATGTCCATGCACATTACCCTTGTGAGACTTGTAGAAAACAGAATCAAGTCAGCTCTAGAAAAAGAAGGAGTAAAATTGCCAAACAACAAGGTAGATGTTCTTGTGATTGGCCATGGAAGCAAGGATCCAAATGCCAAGATCTCAATCAAGTACATAACAGATGAGCTTGCCAAGTCATACAGAAATGCAGATTATTGCTTTCTTGAAATAGAAGAACCAAACATAGAACAGGGAATAAAAATATGCAAGCAAAGGGATCCAGAGGTCCTGGTTGTTGTTTTTTACTTTTTGCATGAGGGTGCACATGTAAAAAGAGATATCAACGTAGATCTTGTGCCTGCACTAGAAAAACACAAGATGAAACAAGTATTGATAACACAGCACCTAGGCACTGATGAAAAAATGGTTGATCTTATAATTGAGAGAGCAGGAGAGGTAGAGAGATGATTACACAAAAGGGCCAATCCATAGAAGACAAGAGCATGGAAATAATAGACAGCGAGATTGGTTCCCACCCATATTCAGAAGACGAGTGGACAATAGTAAAAAGAATAATCCACTCTACTGCAGATTTTGATTTTGCACGAGCAAACAAGATTGTATTTCACAAGGATGCAATAAGCAGTGCTACAGATGCACTGCAAAAGGGATGCAACATCATAACAGACGTCAACGGCGTAATTGGAGGATTTAACAAGGATAACATGAAAAAATTTGGAAACCAAGTCATATGCAACATATCAGATGCTGCAGTAATTGAAGAAGCAAAAAAGCTCAACAAGACACGTGCCCAGACATCTATGAGGCTTGTAGCAAGACAGATGGACCATGGTGTTGTAGCAATAGGCAACGCTCCCACTGCCCTAACAGAAGTCATACAGATGATACGAGAAGGAATCACATCACCTGCACTTGTAATTGGCATTCCAGTAGGATTTGTCTGTGCAGTAGAATCAAAGGATGAATTGCGTACGCTAGATACACCATACATAACAAACATTGGCAGAAAAGGCGGAAGCCCATGCGCCTCTGCAATTGTCAATGCATTATACAAAATCATAGCAAAGAGATCTACCTGAGTAGCTTTTATTTTTTAGAATAAGAGATGCAGGATTTTACAAAATTATCAGCAACCGGCGAGCCTGCAAAATGTACATGCATGTAGGATGCAAGAGTATTGTATACGGCAAGCCCGTCCTTTTTGTCTTTGATTCCAATACCAGTTGACATCTCATATGCAAATTTAGAGTCCCTTGACAAAAGATCAATCTCAGAATAGTGAAACTCGTGTCCCTTGATCATGCCAGACAATGAAAATGGAGAACCAGGCCTGGCTTTGGCACTTGTATAATTTAGCTTTAAACTTTTCTCCATTATAGTCGTCGCGTCAAACAGACCGACCATCTTGAATTTTCCCGAGTCGTATTGTATAGAGTTGGTAAGATACATCAATCCCCCACATTCTGCATAAATTGGCATGCCATCCTGTGCAAGTTTTTTTACAATATTTTTCATGGCTTGATTTTTCTGCAACAGTGAGCCTTTCACCTCTGGAAATCCACCACCAATATAGATCCCATCACAATCAGGTATTTTGGTATCATGACATGGACTGAAAAATTCAAGTTTTGCCCCAAGACTTGATAATATATCCAGATTGTCTTGATAGTAGAAATTAAAGGACTCATCTAGTGCAACTGCTATTGTTGTTTTTGTTTTCTTTTTCTCTCTTGGAGAAACTTTTGGCAGAGACGAGGAATCCTTTGAGATCTTGATTATCTCATCTATTTCAATAAATTTGGAGACATGTCTTGCAACAGACTTGATCTTTTTTTCAAGATCTTTATTCTCAGGTACCGGAACCAGTCCAAGGTGTCTTGACTCTAGTTGAATAGTGTTATCTCTTGGAATGACACCAAGTATTGGCAGTCCAGTTTTTTTCATGGCATCCCTGCACAATGCTTCATGCCTTTTGCTTCCAATTTTGTTCAGTATTACGCCGCATATCCTAGAGTTTTTCTCAAATTTTACAAACCCCATGGCAGTTGCAGCAATAGAGCGGGCCGCCTTGCTTGCATCAAGTACAAGAATTACGTTTGATTTTACAATCTTGGCAACATCGTATGTACTTGCATAACTAGACTTGCCGTCAAATCCATCATAATATCCCATGACGCCCTCAATTACAGATAGATTTTGTTTTGAATTTTGTACAAAATTTTTCAAAACTCCTTTTTCTCCCATCATCCAGACATCAAGATTGCGGGCAGTTCTGCCTGAGACAGACGTCAAATAACTCGGATCTATAAAGTCAGGCCCAACCTTGAATGGCTGAACTGAGTACCCCCTGCTTTGAATTCCATGTATTATTGCACAAGTAATGGATGTCTTTCCTACACCGCTTGTAACACCTGCAAGAACAATTCTTGGTAGTTTCATGCCTCTTTATCATTGCCAGTGTTTTTGATTATTTGAAATAATTGCCGTAGAGCAAGCTTTGGATGGTGTGCTGCAAGCTTGAACATGTTTGCCATTCCAAAATCTGCCTTGATAAAGTCAAGAAATTCCTCTGCTGATAGCTCGTCAATTATTTCAAGCTCCTTGTCCCATTCAGAGTCACTAAGATCAAGCCACCTGTACTGGACCTTTATTGCAGATGCAATCTTGGAACCTATTGATTTTCGCATGGCATCTTCATAGGATTGCAATGATTTTCGTGATGTGTCCCCTTTGGACACACATTCTGCCCCAATATCTCCTGCTTTTCTGCCAAACTCTATGGCATATCTAATTCCTTCAAGCACTAGCGGGTTTGCCTGTCCGGCAGAATCTCCCACCATGATAAGGCCATCAGAGATTGTAGATTGGCGCAGCCCCTCATTTGGAATCAATCCATAATGAAACTCGATTGGAACAATTCTCCCTAGAGAATCAAGCGGTCTTGGTTTTTTTTGCACAAGCTCAACTAGCAACTTGCTTGCATCTGCCTGAGAATTTGGCTTGCCAACCCCCACTCCTATGCGCACTTTATTTTTACCAAGTGGAAACACCCATGCATATCCAGCAGGAGAATATTGCGAGCCCACCATAAGATGCCATGTGTCAGGAGTTACATTATCCACATACGCCTCATATTCTGCACCTGCCCCAAACCTCTTCCACGGGGGAACAATTCCAAGCGTTCTCCCAACAACAGAGTAAAAGCCACTTGCATCAATTACAAGTTTGGCGTCAAACTGTAACTCTTCTTTTAATGAGGTTGCCTTGACCCCAACCAGTCTTCCATTGTTTTGTATCACGTCAGTTGCGCTTGTTCGAAGAAAAATATCTGCACCTTTTGCTGCTGCCTCATATGCAAGAAACTGGTACGTCTTTCTCACATCAAGCACTGCCGCATGCGCAGTCTGGCCTTTTTTTATCACATAATTATTTGGAGAATAAAATGCATAGTTTCGTATTTCATTGTAACACTCTGCAGGAATTCCAAAAGATTGCGCTTCTTTTATCCACGTAACTCCACTTGTTCTTACATACTGTCCTATTGCTTCATCTCTTTCAAGTACAGCAACGCTGAGACCTTTTTTTGCTACACCCCATGCTGCAGAAAGCCCAGCAGGCCCGCCTCCCACTATAACAATATCATAACTATAATTTTTTACCATCCAATATCACCCAAATTTTTCTCATACAACATTATAAGCTGTGGTTTTAATCCCAATCTTTTTACCTAACACACAAAAATTGTTTGGCATTGACAAAAGGACTAGTCATAGTGTATACAGGAAAGGGCAAGGGAAAAACTACAGCAGCACTAGGTATGGCCCTTCGAGCAGTCGGATACAATCATAAAATTTGCATGATACAATTCATCAAGGGTTCCTGGCACTATGGCGAGATGACATCGTCAAAGAGACTAGAACCAGAGTTTGAGCTTACAGCAATTGGCAAGGGATTTGTAGGAATATTAGATGACAAGAGTCCCATTGAAGATCATAAAAAGATGGCAGAAGAGGCACTCAAGGTTGCAAAAGAAAAGATAACTTCCAAAATATACAATCTTGTAATACTAGATGAAATCAATTATGCACTAAACCTTGGATTGATAAATCTGCAAGATATTTTGGATGTAATTGCAGCCAGACCAGATGATGTCAACATAGTCCTTACCGGGAATCATGCAAGAGATGAAATCATTGAAAAAGCAGACCTTGTAACAGAGATGAGAGAAATAAAACATCCTTTCAAGTCAGGAATCAAAGCAAAGAAAGGAATTGACTTTTAGAAAATATACATATTTGTAAATTAACTATTCCAGTCACCAGCAACATTAAATTATGTACATCAGGTCTGAAAATCCATGACAACAACTGTACAAGACTTTCCAGAAGTTGGAGAGATTGTCATTGCAACAGTTACAAGGATAGTAGATCAGGGAGCCTATGTTTCCCTTGATGAATTTAACAATATTCAAGGATTCTTGCATGTTTCTGAGATTGCAACAGGTTGGATACGAAATGTGGGCAAGTTCCTCAAGATTGGAGAAAAAAAGGTCCTTCTTGTAAAGCGTGTCGACCCACGAAGATCTGAGATAGACCTATCACTAAAGCAGGTATCATCAGACCAAAAGAAAAAGAAACTCTTGGAGATAAAGCGAGGAGAAAAAGAAGACGCTCTAGTTGATAACCTCAAGTCTCGTGCAGGTTTATCCGAGTCAGAGATGGCTAAATTGGAAAATGTTCTAGTGGACAAGTTTGGCTCCATATATGACGCATTTTCAGAAGTTTCCGCCAAGGGTACAACAGTATTGGATGGCCTCAAGATTCCAGCAAAGGCACTTGAAGTAATTTCTGAGCTTGGTTCAAAAATTCAAGTTCCCCATGTTGAGATACGGGGAATCTTTGAGCTTACATGTAACAAGTCAAACGGCATAGAGATAATCAAAAATGCATTAATTGATGCAACCAAAGACAAAAAGGAGATATCTGTCACATACATTGGTGCTCCCAAGTATCGTATTTCACTTGAAGCCCCAAACTTTAAGGAAGCAGAAAAGGAACTCAAGCCAATCTTGGCCACAGTCCAGAATACAATTGAGAAAAAGGGTGGCACATTCAAATTTACAAGAGAAGAATCAAAGAAAACAAGAGAAGGCTAGAAAATGCACTTTCAGATGAGAAAATGTCCAGATTGTAAGAGATACACGCTAAAGGACCAGTGTCCCAAGTGCGGTCACCAGACAGTTACGGTACACCCAGGAAAATATTCTCCAGACGACAAGTATGCAAGATACCGTATATCAGACAGATACAAGTAAAATCACTGCTACGATATTATAACAGAATATTATTTGGTGCTATTGCCTGACTCGATTGTAATTGTTGACACTCGAGCAGAATCAGCATCGACAGGTTGAGAGTCAGAATTTGTCTTTAATGCAGCTATCTTGTCAACAACATCTTGGCCTGATATGACTTGACCAAACAATGTATACTGGTTGTTTAGCCACGGGGTATCATCAAGTGTGATAAAGAACTGGGAGCTTCCGCTGTTTACATCAGAGCCTCGCGCCATACCTACCATGTATTTTGTAAAGTTGACACTTGTGCTAAATTCAGGCGGGATGGTATATCCAGCATCTCCTAGTCCCCACGTGCTTCTTGAACCATTAATGGAATTTTTGTCTCCCCCTTGTATTACAAATCCTGGAACTATTCTGTGAAATACAGTTCCATCATAGAAACCAGATTGTGCTAGTTTTATGAAATTGGCAGTTGTCTTTGGTGCCACGTTATCTAGTAACTGGAATTTTATCTGTCCAAACTTGGTGTTAATCACTGCAATATTTCCTCCTGCAGGTGTGGTACTTGTTGGCTTGGTAATTACTTGGCTTGGCTGCGTTGTTTGCTGTGTGCCTGGCTTGTAATCAGGATTTACTTGGTATATCAAGACTTCAGAGAATACACCCGAGTCTTTTCTGTCAATGCTTGGTGAAGAGTATATCAGTCGTAGTGGTCCTGTGCCATCTGCAGGATATTTGATTGTCTTTGAGTAGATTGCAGTGTATCCGGTTGAATATGTTGGTGATTCATTATGGGTATTTGGATCGTAGTATGTAACAGTAGTAAATGGAAACATCTTTCCAAGCAATGTATTGTTCCAGAAATAGTCTGTAGGTGTAAAGGAATCATCCTGTAAGAACTTGGAAGAATCTAGGCCTCCTATCTTCATGAACCATTGTTTCTTGCTCTCATCTCCTCCACCGCCAAGAACGTATAGGTCTTGGTTGCCTGAAGTGAACTTTTGTCCTACCACATATACAAGTACATAGTTTGATCCAGAGTCTCGCAACATTTGCCATGCTTGGTCAGGAGAACTCAAGAGCATTCTTGCAATATTTGCAATTACATGAGTATCAATAGTGGCATTATCAGCAAGTGTCTTCCTATCTCCCAAAGTCTGCACCCAATATCCATAATCCCACCATGATGCAACTACAGAGTCTGTCGGTGTGTTATTTTTTAGCCAGCTCATTGCATTGGGCCAGTCGTCTGTTGCAATTGCAAAGTTTGAGCCTCCATTTAGTATGGTAGGTGGAGCTTTGGTCATTGTTATCCAATTTGCATTTACAGGATAAAGTGTAGGAACAAGCAATAAAGCAACAATTACTGCAACAAATGCAATCTTTGGAAGTCTTCCAAGCAATTCAGCCTTCTTTGTGGGTGCATCTTTCTTTCCTGCACCTTTCTTTGGTTCTGTCACACTAACTGGTTTTGTATCACGTCCTAGTATGTCGCCCACAAGAATTGCAAGTCCTATAGACGACAATATAATGACAGAAGTCGATGTAAGTAATTCGAGTCTAGAGAATGTAGAGCCAGAATATGCCCCAACCATACCAATTATCAAAGCAAAAACTATCATCTCATTTCTTACTGAAAACCTAGAGTTGCCGTCCCGTTTTCTAAAGACAAGCCATATGCCAAGGCCCGCAAACAGCATCAATACTGAAAAGTACGTAAAGTTTTGCGTAAGTGTTGGAGTGGCGTGTTCTGCAACCGAGTCAACAAGCGGGTCTTCAGAGGTAAGGAATGGGTTTACAGCGTTGAGGTAACGGAAACTCACAGTATGGAATGCACTTGATTCCATGATGACACCGCCAATTATTAGAAGGGCGACAAGAACCAACAGACTGTTTCGTACGCGGTGTTGTTCCTTGCTGTACTTTTGAACAAAAATTATTATCACAAGAAGTATGGCAGGCCCAATCATTGCAAGTCCACGTGCCCCAAATACAAATGACGGACCAGGTCTTGCAAACAACCCGCCTGCTATTGCCATTGTTACTGCAACAAACAATGGAACTGCCCACAGCAAAAAGTTGTGATCTTTTCGTATAAACGGTAATGCTACAAAGAATATTGCAAGCGGTATTAAGAAGAATTCAATTCCACCCCAGGATGCAAAGCCCACTGCAAGGAAGAATCCACCTCCAGATAGTTTTGCGATTGCTACTTTTTTGTTTTTAGATTTTAGTCCGCTAAGAAACAGGTATACTCCAAGCAGCCCATAAAACAAGCCAAGCGGTTCAGACTTGAACCAACCAATTGTTCCTCTTACTATGATTGGGGGAGACAAGGAAAAGAACAATGATGCAAACAATCCTGCACTTGTACCACCAAGTACGCGAACCAGAGCAAATACAACTATTGCAGTCATGGAACCAAATATCACAGGAAATAGTATGGTAAAGTCATAAAGGCTCATACCGCCGCCAAATATCTTGTACAATACCGCATCAGTTACATGCAATGGCACCTGTGCAGTACTATAGACATCTCTGCCTGTTGGATACCAACTCATGTCATCATGCCAATGAACGTATGCATCAAGACCATGATCTAGAAGATATTGTGTTGCACGATAATTGAAGAACGGGTCAAACTCGTTTAGTTGGAATCCATAATCTGCTGCCTGTGAGCGGACCATTACAGATATGGAAAATGATATTGCAAGAATTCCTATTATCAGCAGATGCTTGAGATGAAAATCAAAGTTTCGTACAGTGAATAGTTTGGCATCTTGTAACAAACCAGTTTTAAATGGAATTTTTTGGGTTTATAAATCCATGGAGATTAAACTGGAGTCTGTGCCATAGAGAGCTACTTTTCTTTCTCAAGTATTTGTATCTGGCATGACGTGACCATCTCTTTTAGGTCATCTGCATCTTTGCTGCTACCAACAATTGTACCATAGTGCATAGGTATTGCAATCTTGGGTTTTATCTTAGATATTGCCTGGGAAGCCTCTTTTGCAGTCATTACATATGTACCGCTTACAGGAACAAGAGCGATATCAGGCTGTATGTCAGTCATTTCTGGGATCAGGTCAGTATCTCCAGTGTGATATATTACAACATCTCCCATCTGTATTACAAAGCCAACCTTGTTGTCTTCTTTTGGATGAAATGGTTTTCTGGTGTCGGGGTTTATCTTGTCTAGATTGTAAGCAGGCACTGCACGTATCTTTGTGCCAAGTATTGTTTTTTCTTGACCTGGAAACATGCCAATTTTTTCCTTGAATGCAAATCCAGTTATCATATTGATGCATTCGTTTGCAGCAACTATCACAGTCTTTTCTGTGCAGACATTTTTTAGATCATCAACACTTAGATGATCAAAGTGATTGTGTGATACCAATACGAGATCGGCCTTGTCATGTTTTGTTATCTTGTATGGGTCTATGATTATTTTGATGTAATTATCTAGTACAAACGAGTCATGGCCTAGCCAGCGTATCTTGATGCCCTTGTATTCAAACACAAGACAAATTTCTTTCAACCAGAATTAAAGTTTACCCGGTTCAAGTATGATCTTATCATTTGACACAGAAAGAACTGAACCTCCACTTTGTTTTATCCTAGTCTTTAGCTTGGCATCAATTGTTGCCACAATTCCCCCATTTTTTTCTACATACAAGACTAGAGCATCATCAACAGACTTGCCAGATATTGATATTTTTGGAAAACTTTGTGTTATGCGCAACGCATTTTGTGCAGAGCTTTTTTTTTTATCATCATGCACCAGTCCTTCAAGTTCTTTTACAACCATGTCTGGCACAACATACTCTAGTGCACCAATCTCAGTTTCCACGCTAGAGATATTTTTTATTCTTTTAGAGGCAAGAATCATCAAAAAGCTAGAATCACAAACTATCTTAACCACTTGCTACACCAGCACCAATCAGTCGCCATCTCTCAGAAATTCTTCGACTTATTGCCACCTTGCTGTTTTCAAAAATACATACAGGTCTCTTGAATTGCAGCTCTACTGTCTTACCACGTACACTTGTTACTTTAGATAGCAAGGGTGCAGTTCCAAGACTTAGCCTCAATGATTCGCCTGTCTGTATTGCAGAGACTTTGATCTCCTCTCCAGAGCCTACTGCAGTGTCAAACAGATTTACCTCAATCTTTGCATTATAGGAATTTTCAGGAAGTGTACCTGGTTTGCCTATGACAGAGCCTATCAAGGAATCACTACGAGTCATCGCAGGATCTAATTTTGTTGCAAGTGCTATCAGTCCACCAGCTTTTACCTCTTTTACTATACCTGCACCTGTTCCAAGTGATGCAATCTCCGTAAAGATTGACTCGTATTTTCCAGTCTTTTCATTTGCAAGTCCTGGCTTTATCTCAATTTCATCTCCCACCTTAAACGTGCCCTGGATTATGCTTCCTCCAATGACTCCACCCTTGATGTCCTTTATTCTGGTTCCAGGCTTGTTGATATCAAATGATCTTAACACATGCATGACAGTATCCTTTTTGTCATCTCTCTCAGGTGTTGGTATGCTATCTTCAATTGCCCCAATTAGTGCATCTATGTTTAGTTTTGATTGGGCAGATATTGGAATGATTGGTGCCTTGGCAGCACTAGTCCCCTTGACAAACTTGGCAATGTCGGCATAGTTTTCCATTGCTTGCTCATATGACACCAGGTCAACCTTATTTTGTACAATGACAACCTGTTTTATCCCAAGTGTCTGTAATGCAAGAAGGTGTTCTTTTGTCTGAGGCTGCGGAACTTTTTCGTTTGCAGCAACAAGGAGCATTGCACCGTCTATCAATGCAGACCCAGAAAGCATGTTTGCCATAAGACTTTCATGTCCCGGACTATCTACAAAACTTACAACTCGTGAGAGCTCACTTTCTTTACCACAATTGTTGCATGTGGGTGTCACAGAATATCCAAGTGGTACTTCACAGCTTTTACACTTGTAAAATGCAGCATCGGCATATCCTACTTTGATTGTAATTCCTCGTTTTAATTCCTCACTATGTGCACTTGTCCACACACCGGTGAGAGCTTGAATTAGAGTGGTCTTTCCGTGGTCAACATGGCCAGCAGTTCCAATATTTACACATGGTTGATAACCGTATTTTTTTGTATACCATTCTGGAAGAGTTTCTTTCCAATGCACGCACAAACTAAAAAATGCGTAATATGTTAACCTATGCCTTTTTCTCTTCTGTCTCAGCTGGTTTTTCTTCTACCTTCAATTCTCCATCATAGAAACAGTTTAGCTGGTAGACTTCTTCTGATACAGTATTTCCTCGTACAAGTTTTCTAATTCTCTGGCCCTTTTCAGCTTCTCGCAGTCCAACTCCTTTTGATAGCATGATATATTTTCGAGCACCGCCGTGAATGTCTTCACGCAATGGCACTCCAGACTTGTCGCTACCGCCAGTTATCTTGAGCTTTCCTGCTTCTCCGACTAGAGCAGCATCAACCTCAGCACCTATTGTAAGGCCCAAGAATGGTCCTGCGTCCTTATCCTTTACCTCCTTGGTAATGGTTTTTCCCTTCTTATCGGATATGTTTAGCTTGAATGTGGCCAAGTAGTGAAAAAAATCTTTGAACTATTAATTAACGTTTGGGGCTTGATATGATACATTATCACTAAATCTTTTAAAAATGCAAAAACGTTTTTCGTTATATGACAGAGCAGATCAAGTGTCCTCGCTGTGACA includes:
- a CDS encoding MBL fold metallo-hydrolase gives rise to the protein MFEYKGIKIRWLGHDSFVLDNYIKIIIDPYKITKHDKADLVLVSHNHFDHLSVDDLKNVCTEKTVIVAANECINMITGFAFKEKIGMFPGQEKTILGTKIRAVPAYNLDKINPDTRKPFHPKEDNKVGFVIQMGDVVIYHTGDTDLIPEMTDIQPDIALVPVSGTYVMTAKEASQAISKIKPKIAIPMHYGTIVGSSKDADDLKEMVTSCQIQILEKEK
- a CDS encoding PIN domain-containing protein, translated to MVKIVCDSSFLMILASKRIKNISSVETEIGALEYVVPDMVVKELEGLVHDDKKKSSAQNALRITQSFPKISISGKSVDDALVLYVEKNGGIVATIDAKLKTRIKQSGGSVLSVSNDKIILEPGKL
- a CDS encoding translation initiation factor IF-2 subunit gamma, with the protein product MHWKETLPEWYTKKYGYQPCVNIGTAGHVDHGKTTLIQALTGVWTSAHSEELKRGITIKVGYADAAFYKCKSCEVPLGYSVTPTCNNCGKESELSRVVSFVDSPGHESLMANMLSGSALIDGAMLLVAANEKVPQPQTKEHLLALQTLGIKQVVIVQNKVDLVSYEQAMENYADIAKFVKGTSAAKAPIIPISAQSKLNIDALIGAIEDSIPTPERDDKKDTVMHVLRSFDINKPGTRIKDIKGGVIGGSIIQGTFKVGDEIEIKPGLANEKTGKYESIFTEIASLGTGAGIVKEVKAGGLIALATKLDPAMTRSDSLIGSVIGKPGTLPENSYNAKIEVNLFDTAVGSGEEIKVSAIQTGESLRLSLGTAPLLSKVTSVRGKTVELQFKRPVCIFENSKVAISRRISERWRLIGAGVASG
- a CDS encoding S6e family ribosomal protein, translated to MATFKLNISDKKGKTITKEVKDKDAGPFLGLTIGAEVDAALVGEAGKLKITGGSDKSGVPLREDIHGGARKYIMLSKGVGLREAEKGQRIRKLVRGNTVSEEVYQLNCFYDGELKVEEKPAETEEKKA